From the Neorhodopirellula lusitana genome, one window contains:
- a CDS encoding ATP-grasp domain-containing protein, with protein sequence MKIFVAEYLCGGGMYDTPVDTIPPSLLREGTAMLRSIVDDLSRWADVCTPVDPRLPHLIDELNQGAIAQRWEGASGEAGGDLASVIASEGNVAVQESGSVQTITMKEDASPLAAWVEAALQCDATIVVVPETDQLLTKVVTMMRGAGVHVLAPSNAVIATMSDKWQTAKWLHREGIPHPDAWSLDVKRAKPVASRIVTTLTQPPTPNSCGDQCWVKPRDGCGAMGIRSYHDLRAALDAMQPHEFVQRHVPGRPASVLVMGCEADRSYALLPAVWQCIDQDAAKGSDEGCLVSGGGIGPVPESLQCRAHALAARVIDSLPGKLGGFVGIDMVLGDNARHDSVIEVNARLTTSYLGVRQMVHENLSRRLFEPVLSRPEVMVADEAIQWSA encoded by the coding sequence ATGAAAATTTTCGTGGCTGAATATTTATGTGGGGGTGGCATGTATGACACTCCCGTTGACACGATCCCGCCGTCTTTGTTGCGGGAGGGAACGGCAATGTTACGGTCCATTGTTGACGACCTGTCTCGTTGGGCGGACGTGTGCACGCCCGTGGATCCCCGGTTGCCCCACTTAATCGACGAACTGAACCAGGGGGCTATTGCCCAGCGTTGGGAAGGAGCATCTGGCGAGGCCGGGGGCGACCTTGCCAGTGTCATTGCTTCCGAAGGTAATGTCGCGGTGCAGGAAAGTGGGTCGGTGCAAACGATCACGATGAAGGAAGACGCATCTCCGTTGGCCGCGTGGGTGGAGGCGGCTTTGCAATGCGATGCGACCATCGTGGTTGTGCCGGAGACCGACCAGTTGCTAACGAAGGTGGTCACGATGATGCGTGGTGCGGGTGTGCATGTACTTGCACCCAGTAACGCTGTGATTGCGACGATGTCGGACAAGTGGCAAACAGCCAAGTGGTTGCATCGCGAAGGGATCCCGCATCCGGATGCATGGTCGCTTGATGTGAAGCGTGCCAAGCCAGTGGCCTCGCGCATCGTGACAACGCTCACCCAGCCCCCGACACCGAACTCTTGTGGAGATCAATGTTGGGTGAAACCACGCGACGGATGTGGGGCGATGGGGATTCGAAGCTACCACGATTTGCGCGCGGCACTCGATGCGATGCAGCCTCACGAGTTTGTGCAACGGCACGTGCCGGGGCGTCCGGCTTCGGTGTTGGTGATGGGGTGTGAAGCGGATCGGTCGTACGCCTTATTGCCGGCGGTGTGGCAGTGCATTGACCAGGATGCGGCAAAGGGAAGTGATGAAGGCTGCTTGGTATCCGGTGGTGGCATCGGACCGGTGCCGGAGAGTCTGCAGTGCCGCGCCCACGCACTCGCGGCTCGCGTGATCGATTCATTGCCAGGCAAGTTGGGTGGCTTTGTGGGGATCGATATGGTTCTGGGGGATAACGCTCGTCACGACAGCGTCATCGAGGTGAATGCTCGTTTGACGACGTCTTATTTGGGGGTCCGTCAGATGGTTCATGAGAACCTATCACGCCGACTGTTTGAGCCAGTTTTGAGTCGACCCGAAGTGATGGTGGCGGATGAGGCGATTCAGTGGTCGGCATAA
- a CDS encoding tetratricopeptide repeat protein yields the protein MSPIDSSDDSDAVKEASDLGEMYGLDETSKRDDAGKRDDASKLGDASKLGDASVSKNFSETKRLNEFAGLNELESLRGLDDLDFDDDDDLIAVGFAESEPFAANEALRGHRIAIVGRLGGMNRREASNLLRSYGAVVVESDSAAVDWIVIGAEESPLAEAELIDEATRQRAPIGQAQILHETDLWQRLGMVDAENSIRKLHTPAMLAHLLGVSVRVIRRWHRRGLIKPVRTLHRLPYFDFQEVATARRLAQWVASGASAEAIERRLMQLIEIVPDLRRPLDQLSILIEGKQVLLRQGAGLIEPGGQLRFDFDRLDAAEDAEHPDHAGDDEGTVSIRFPDPLGRSGQMGRPGQLGGAGPIEMSDPMAFPLPDSMPGSSGMLDGDSEDELLMSAYAAEDDDDLAYAVDCYHALLARDGARAEWHFQIGELLYRLDEVIAARERYYAAIEVDPDYVEARSSLAGVLAETGQLELAVAAYRGALSLHDDYPDVHYNLGRLLDQLDRTAEADHHWKRFLQLAPGSPWADEARERLGMPS from the coding sequence ATGTCCCCGATCGACTCTAGCGACGACTCGGATGCAGTGAAGGAAGCCAGTGATCTGGGTGAAATGTATGGGCTAGATGAAACCAGCAAGCGAGATGACGCGGGCAAGCGAGATGATGCCAGTAAGCTTGGTGATGCCAGTAAGCTTGGTGATGCCAGCGTGTCGAAGAATTTCAGTGAGACCAAACGTCTTAATGAGTTTGCCGGGTTGAACGAACTGGAGAGTCTCCGCGGGCTAGATGATCTCGACTTCGACGATGACGATGATTTGATCGCGGTGGGGTTTGCTGAAAGCGAGCCGTTTGCTGCCAACGAGGCGTTGCGTGGGCATCGAATCGCCATCGTGGGTCGGTTGGGTGGCATGAATCGGCGAGAAGCTAGCAACCTGTTGCGATCCTACGGGGCCGTGGTAGTTGAATCCGATTCGGCGGCCGTTGACTGGATTGTGATCGGTGCGGAAGAGTCACCGCTGGCGGAAGCGGAACTGATCGATGAAGCCACTCGCCAGCGGGCGCCGATAGGGCAGGCCCAAATCTTGCATGAGACCGATTTGTGGCAGCGGTTGGGGATGGTCGATGCGGAGAATTCGATCCGTAAGTTACACACGCCCGCGATGTTGGCCCATTTATTAGGTGTGTCGGTCCGCGTGATTCGCCGTTGGCATCGCCGGGGATTGATCAAGCCAGTTCGAACGTTGCACCGTCTGCCGTACTTTGATTTTCAGGAAGTCGCAACTGCTCGGCGGTTGGCACAGTGGGTGGCCTCGGGCGCGAGCGCCGAAGCGATTGAACGTCGCTTGATGCAGTTGATTGAGATTGTTCCGGATTTGCGGCGACCGCTGGATCAGCTCTCGATTCTGATCGAGGGCAAACAGGTTTTGCTGCGTCAGGGTGCTGGCTTGATCGAGCCGGGCGGACAGTTGCGGTTCGATTTCGATCGACTCGATGCAGCCGAAGACGCTGAACATCCCGATCACGCGGGCGATGATGAGGGAACGGTTTCGATTCGCTTTCCCGATCCGCTGGGACGCTCGGGGCAGATGGGGCGTCCGGGTCAGTTGGGAGGCGCGGGGCCGATCGAAATGTCGGACCCGATGGCTTTCCCGTTGCCCGACTCGATGCCGGGTAGTTCGGGGATGCTGGACGGCGATAGCGAAGATGAGCTGTTGATGTCAGCTTATGCAGCGGAAGACGACGACGACCTTGCCTATGCGGTGGACTGTTACCACGCGTTGTTGGCCCGCGATGGTGCTCGGGCGGAATGGCATTTTCAGATCGGCGAATTGCTTTACCGACTCGATGAAGTCATCGCCGCACGGGAGCGTTATTACGCGGCGATCGAGGTGGACCCGGACTACGTCGAAGCACGTTCGAGTCTGGCGGGAGTGCTAGCGGAAACGGGCCAGTTGGAATTGGCCGTGGCTGCTTATCGTGGTGCGTTGTCGTTGCACGATGATTATCCCGACGTGCATTACAACTTGGGTCGGTTGCTCGATCAGCTCGACCGCACCGCCGAAGCGGATCATCATTGGAAGCGATTCTTGCAACTCGCTCCGGGCAGTCCATGGGCGGACGAAGCCCGAGAACGACTCGGCATGCCGAGTTAG
- a CDS encoding tRNA dihydrouridine synthase: MISSANQPVELPPLTIGNVPIGFPVVQAALSGYSDLPMRVIARRHGASYSVCEVMLDQFLLSLTKRQRTRHFLDIADEEHPVGGQLMGAEPEQFSLGAMKLVEAGFDIIDVNFGCPVKKVLGRCRGGFHLSQPAVAIDILKRTRDIVPDHIPVTVKMRRGIDDSDEARQQFFEILDGAINAGLAAATVHGRTVVQRYIGPSRWEFLKEVKTHVGDRLKILGSGDLFNAHDSLRMIEETGVDGVTVARGAIGNPWVFQQARELAETGKLPDAPTLHEQAAVMREHFSLCEKTYTVERAPLLMRKFCIKYSQSHPDYENVRLAFGRLRTREEFETAMTLHYTEDGPGRHVPRELHGSQEE; the protein is encoded by the coding sequence ATGATTTCCTCTGCCAACCAACCTGTTGAATTGCCACCGCTGACCATCGGCAACGTCCCGATCGGCTTCCCCGTCGTCCAAGCGGCCCTGTCCGGTTACAGCGACCTGCCGATGCGGGTGATCGCTCGTCGGCATGGGGCGAGCTATTCCGTGTGCGAAGTGATGCTGGACCAGTTCCTGTTGTCACTGACCAAGCGACAGCGAACTCGGCACTTTTTGGATATCGCGGACGAAGAACATCCCGTCGGCGGTCAATTGATGGGCGCCGAACCGGAACAGTTCTCGCTGGGTGCGATGAAATTAGTCGAAGCCGGTTTCGACATCATCGATGTGAATTTCGGCTGCCCGGTCAAAAAAGTGCTGGGTCGATGCCGAGGCGGTTTCCACCTGTCGCAACCCGCCGTTGCGATTGACATTTTGAAGCGAACCCGAGACATCGTCCCCGATCACATTCCCGTCACTGTCAAGATGCGGCGCGGGATCGACGACAGCGACGAGGCTCGGCAACAGTTCTTTGAAATACTCGACGGAGCCATCAATGCCGGACTCGCCGCAGCCACCGTTCATGGTCGCACTGTAGTCCAGCGATACATCGGCCCGAGTCGCTGGGAGTTTTTGAAAGAAGTCAAAACGCACGTTGGCGACCGGCTGAAAATCCTAGGCAGCGGCGATCTGTTCAACGCTCACGACTCCCTGCGAATGATCGAAGAGACTGGCGTCGATGGGGTCACGGTGGCTCGGGGCGCGATCGGGAACCCGTGGGTTTTCCAACAAGCACGTGAACTCGCCGAGACCGGGAAGTTGCCGGACGCTCCGACACTGCACGAGCAAGCTGCCGTGATGCGAGAACATTTCAGCCTGTGTGAGAAAACCTACACCGTCGAACGAGCCCCGTTGCTGATGCGGAAGTTCTGCATCAAGTACTCCCAAAGTCACCCCGACTACGAAAACGTGCGACTCGCTTTCGGACGCCTCCGCACTCGCGAGGAATTCGAAACCGCAATGACATTGCACTACACCGAGGACGGCCCCGGACGCCATGTCCCCCGAGAACTGCACGGCTCGCAAGAAGAATAA
- a CDS encoding metallophosphoesterase family protein, translating to MPGESFRFIHASDFHLETPLGDLDQLPNSLRDAMATAPRDAAAAVFEAALAENIDFLVLSGDLLHPVAAGPHGMSLLLDNFEKLHAAGTPVYWAAGIADDPKQWPEAVPLPPNVTLFPRDRALSVPYERAGRVVCHVVGRSSEGRASLHVPGFQTETTDEFTVAVGYGTADASALSAGRHDYWALGGPHNHTEIEGVGGAGAFAPGSPQGRCLAENGAHGYLVVDVDADQTARVRQVEADRFRYARITIDAAEIRAVGTLRNLIGQKISTLANENGGRHLLIAWDVTLTDPEMLSSVGDPHELLRQLRQDHGNGNPAAWTTRLTVRPPHTYPKSWRDEDTILGDFLRAAEKFRKVASGGVSDIKPRSNVESGSQGAVAKSGPMQLMPFTEEHAELSSTATTLLGDVPAGDRDLTLDEATLLGVELLRGGKPSWGRKS from the coding sequence ATGCCGGGAGAATCATTCCGCTTTATCCACGCCAGTGATTTCCATTTGGAAACACCGCTCGGGGATCTTGATCAGCTGCCCAATAGCCTTCGCGATGCGATGGCAACGGCCCCTCGAGACGCAGCCGCAGCTGTGTTTGAAGCTGCGCTAGCCGAAAACATCGATTTCTTGGTCCTGTCGGGCGACCTGTTGCATCCCGTTGCGGCGGGACCTCACGGAATGTCGCTGTTATTGGACAACTTTGAAAAGCTGCACGCGGCCGGAACCCCGGTCTACTGGGCCGCCGGAATCGCTGACGATCCCAAGCAGTGGCCCGAAGCCGTGCCGTTGCCGCCGAACGTGACGTTATTCCCTCGCGATCGCGCCCTTTCGGTACCCTACGAACGCGCCGGGCGAGTGGTGTGCCACGTGGTCGGCCGTTCCAGCGAAGGGCGTGCCTCGTTGCATGTCCCTGGCTTCCAAACTGAAACTACCGATGAGTTCACCGTCGCGGTCGGTTACGGCACCGCTGACGCATCGGCGTTGTCGGCTGGCCGGCACGATTATTGGGCCCTAGGTGGCCCGCACAATCACACCGAGATCGAAGGTGTCGGCGGTGCAGGCGCGTTTGCACCCGGTTCACCCCAAGGGCGCTGTCTCGCTGAGAATGGTGCTCACGGATATCTTGTCGTGGATGTGGATGCCGATCAAACCGCTCGCGTCCGCCAAGTGGAAGCAGACCGGTTCCGCTATGCACGGATCACGATTGATGCCGCCGAGATTCGCGCGGTTGGCACGCTGAGAAACCTGATTGGCCAAAAGATCTCCACGCTTGCCAATGAGAACGGCGGTCGGCATTTGTTGATCGCTTGGGACGTGACGCTGACGGATCCCGAGATGCTTTCTTCGGTCGGTGATCCACATGAGTTGCTGCGTCAACTTCGCCAGGATCATGGCAACGGGAATCCAGCCGCGTGGACGACGCGACTCACCGTTCGTCCGCCGCATACCTATCCGAAGTCGTGGCGGGATGAGGACACCATTCTGGGTGACTTCTTAAGAGCGGCTGAGAAGTTTCGCAAAGTTGCCTCGGGCGGCGTTAGCGATATCAAGCCTCGCTCGAACGTTGAGTCGGGCAGTCAAGGCGCCGTGGCCAAGTCAGGTCCGATGCAGTTGATGCCGTTCACGGAAGAACACGCCGAACTTTCCAGTACCGCGACGACGCTGTTGGGTGATGTGCCCGCGGGTGATCGTGATCTCACACTCGACGAAGCGACGCTGCTGGGCGTTGAATTACTTCGTGGTGGCAAACCTTCTTGGGGACGCAAATCATGA
- a CDS encoding ATP-binding protein encodes MKIKDIQIDGFGVWTGLSVDSMNEGMTLFYGPNEAGKTTLMQFLRAMLYGFTPERRTRYLPPVYGGTPGGAIRVTGPGGGYEVRRHSQLTDHTSSGTLTVTGADGLSQGQHRLSGLLGGIDESIFSNVFAIGIRELQELSTLDDTSAADELYKLSSGLDRVSLVDVLRSLRAGRGELVGRGAATQDEEDAAAGKLAGMMSKREKLRDEIQRLSGQTRRWSELATQRRTQSQEIESLRSRMVAWEREARCVEIATSVFDPWQEREQIREQIADIENEASLPDEAPSQLVQIDAMIEERRGKVEEIKNRRRGLRDKAEQLPVNKRLFDLQGRIEAATQQATWVEALEEQISRIDVQIEKARKQVEVDADRLGIDEGEREMLAQGESGELPDFSRQTLSVLTGPAKNVKEQMFLLKQARSEGKNHKVRAEKHGERLQELLRRAHADDVPQAIRRERENIASLRHRIQLSQHLEKLIRQHRDLEQESIELTTDEALPIDRLFVLGLPFIFGGMLVLYGLFNVFQITTFVGQPNPTQGMMCILFGAMALLVYYLSRERGQRSAVLDLEDCERQIDSVRRQIREVESERSDVDSSSHHSKESLEAQLREADQLLGELEEAEPVHLSHMAAEQSYKASYQRATKAADGLKTARREWTATLDRLGLSTTLSPKSVRSLGDGYETLQSSIRRLNDLREEREQRRKERQTIAKRIESLYIESIDASDDSEKSEEYYEPERSSSAPQSRKPKNGSRDKSSGSRDKKAAYRTHGSNGYEDDYQDVDVESYDNEYDDEVDSRSQMPRQGSNKIQNLLKSRSNPLDQLNHLHEELARQQHWIKQRRDLKRQDAQYKKQQSMHSQAIERGEQQRRALWAKCGVATAEQFYQLVDRKSQLAQYRKNFEDLDKQIRTMIGSSVNYDDVAREIEGVKATDLERRWDSLTTRMSETEARVAGLQTAQGELAASMKQLGDDDRLMTARLELGCVERQLNQLARRWQTLATASCLLEDVCGTVENERQPETLREASSFLNQLTDGKYNRIWTPLGSNQLKIDDSHGKSLPLEVLSRGTGEAVFIALRLSLAAAYSRRGVMLPLILDDVLVNFDGARADHAARTLQTFAELGHQVMMFTCHDHIVDIFHNIGVEVREMPAQGTPGRAHILAPPEEYPEETYEEAYVEEEEYEEPEVEEVAEIQEPEPEPEPEPVMIEPVVIQPEPVARPAALVVENRRVVPSRPKPPKSKYHFAFQRLHRQHRQKRRPQIKIERHVEPERKPVRIPKVVEERRPVEVVETHEVEDAIGWAWFQREPADGRIDAEEAAAQAARNQWLSEEDRNYEQEVETAAGADHSWWKHEAS; translated from the coding sequence ATGAAGATCAAAGATATCCAAATTGACGGTTTCGGCGTCTGGACCGGACTCTCGGTCGACTCCATGAACGAAGGCATGACGCTGTTCTACGGGCCCAACGAGGCCGGGAAGACAACGTTGATGCAGTTCCTGCGTGCGATGCTTTATGGCTTCACGCCCGAGCGACGTACTCGATATTTGCCGCCGGTTTATGGCGGCACTCCCGGTGGTGCGATTCGCGTGACCGGTCCGGGTGGTGGTTACGAGGTGCGACGCCACAGCCAGCTGACTGATCATACTTCGTCCGGGACGCTGACCGTCACCGGCGCCGATGGTTTGAGTCAAGGGCAGCATCGTTTGTCGGGCCTGTTGGGCGGAATCGATGAGTCGATTTTTTCCAATGTGTTTGCGATTGGTATTCGCGAACTGCAAGAGTTGTCGACGCTCGACGACACGTCTGCGGCTGACGAACTGTACAAGCTAAGCAGTGGTTTGGATCGTGTTTCGTTGGTGGACGTGTTGCGTTCGCTTCGTGCGGGACGTGGCGAACTGGTTGGCCGTGGTGCGGCGACACAGGATGAAGAAGATGCCGCCGCTGGCAAACTTGCTGGCATGATGAGCAAACGTGAAAAGTTGCGGGACGAGATCCAGCGTCTGAGTGGGCAAACTCGCCGGTGGAGCGAATTGGCCACCCAGCGACGTACCCAAAGCCAAGAGATTGAATCGCTTCGATCACGAATGGTGGCTTGGGAGCGGGAAGCACGTTGCGTGGAAATCGCGACCAGTGTGTTCGATCCTTGGCAAGAACGTGAACAGATTCGCGAACAGATCGCGGATATCGAAAACGAAGCCAGCCTGCCTGACGAGGCTCCATCCCAGCTTGTTCAGATCGATGCGATGATCGAAGAGCGACGTGGGAAGGTGGAAGAGATCAAGAACCGCCGCCGCGGTTTGCGTGACAAAGCGGAACAACTTCCCGTCAACAAACGCTTGTTCGACTTGCAGGGACGAATCGAAGCGGCCACTCAACAAGCGACTTGGGTGGAAGCACTCGAAGAACAGATCAGCCGTATTGACGTGCAGATTGAAAAGGCACGCAAACAGGTCGAGGTCGACGCGGATCGCCTCGGGATCGATGAAGGCGAGCGAGAAATGCTTGCCCAGGGCGAGTCAGGTGAGTTGCCAGACTTTTCGCGACAGACGCTGTCGGTTCTGACGGGCCCGGCAAAGAACGTCAAAGAACAGATGTTCTTGCTGAAGCAGGCTCGAAGCGAAGGAAAGAATCATAAGGTCCGTGCCGAGAAGCATGGTGAGCGTTTGCAAGAACTGTTGCGTCGCGCTCACGCCGATGACGTGCCGCAAGCAATTCGCCGCGAACGTGAAAACATTGCGTCGCTGCGTCACCGAATTCAACTGAGCCAGCATCTCGAAAAGCTGATTCGTCAGCATCGGGATCTGGAGCAAGAGTCGATCGAGTTGACGACCGACGAAGCTCTGCCGATCGATCGTTTGTTCGTGCTCGGCCTGCCATTCATCTTTGGCGGGATGTTGGTGTTGTACGGTCTGTTCAACGTCTTCCAAATCACGACGTTCGTCGGCCAGCCCAATCCAACTCAAGGCATGATGTGCATCCTGTTCGGTGCCATGGCGCTGTTGGTGTATTACCTGTCGCGTGAGCGTGGGCAACGCAGCGCGGTCTTGGACCTGGAAGATTGCGAGCGACAAATTGATAGCGTTCGTCGCCAGATTCGCGAGGTCGAATCAGAGCGTTCGGATGTGGATTCATCGTCGCATCACTCCAAAGAATCTCTGGAAGCTCAACTTCGCGAAGCCGACCAATTGTTGGGCGAACTCGAAGAAGCGGAACCGGTTCACCTGTCGCACATGGCGGCTGAGCAGTCTTACAAGGCTTCGTATCAACGCGCAACCAAGGCGGCTGACGGTTTGAAGACGGCTCGTCGTGAATGGACGGCGACCTTGGATCGATTGGGGCTGTCGACCACGTTGTCACCGAAGAGTGTTCGGTCGCTGGGCGATGGATACGAAACGTTGCAATCCAGCATTCGTCGCTTGAATGATCTGCGTGAAGAACGGGAACAACGCCGCAAAGAACGCCAGACGATCGCGAAACGAATTGAATCGCTTTACATCGAGTCAATCGACGCGTCCGATGACAGCGAGAAATCCGAAGAGTACTACGAGCCAGAACGGTCCTCTTCAGCACCGCAGTCAAGGAAGCCAAAGAACGGTTCACGCGACAAGTCGTCGGGCTCTCGTGATAAGAAGGCTGCATACCGAACACATGGTTCCAATGGCTATGAAGACGACTATCAAGATGTCGACGTCGAGTCTTACGACAACGAGTATGACGATGAGGTCGACTCGCGTTCACAAATGCCACGGCAGGGTTCGAACAAGATTCAAAACCTGTTGAAGTCACGCTCCAATCCGCTTGATCAGTTGAACCACCTGCACGAGGAATTGGCCCGTCAGCAGCACTGGATCAAGCAACGTCGCGATCTGAAGCGTCAAGATGCCCAGTATAAGAAGCAACAGTCGATGCACTCCCAAGCGATTGAGCGTGGAGAGCAGCAGCGTCGGGCGTTGTGGGCGAAGTGTGGTGTCGCCACCGCGGAACAGTTCTATCAACTGGTTGATCGTAAGTCGCAATTGGCGCAGTACCGTAAGAACTTCGAAGATCTCGACAAGCAAATTCGCACGATGATTGGATCGTCGGTTAACTACGACGACGTGGCTCGTGAGATCGAAGGTGTGAAGGCGACCGACCTGGAACGCCGTTGGGACTCGCTGACCACACGGATGAGCGAAACAGAGGCTCGTGTCGCTGGATTGCAAACCGCCCAAGGTGAGCTGGCCGCCAGCATGAAGCAGCTTGGTGACGACGATCGTCTGATGACGGCTCGCTTGGAATTGGGATGTGTCGAACGACAACTCAACCAGCTTGCACGACGCTGGCAAACACTCGCGACCGCAAGCTGTTTGTTGGAAGATGTGTGTGGAACCGTTGAAAACGAACGCCAGCCCGAAACACTTCGTGAAGCGTCATCGTTCCTGAATCAATTGACCGATGGGAAGTACAATCGTATCTGGACGCCGTTGGGATCCAATCAGCTCAAGATCGACGATTCCCATGGCAAGTCATTGCCACTGGAAGTGCTCAGTCGCGGTACTGGCGAAGCGGTCTTCATTGCCCTGCGTCTTTCGCTTGCCGCGGCATACTCCCGCCGTGGTGTCATGTTGCCACTGATCCTGGATGACGTACTGGTTAACTTTGACGGGGCTCGTGCGGACCATGCCGCTCGCACCTTGCAAACGTTCGCTGAACTGGGACATCAAGTCATGATGTTCACCTGTCACGATCACATCGTTGACATCTTCCACAACATTGGTGTGGAAGTTCGCGAGATGCCCGCTCAGGGAACTCCCGGACGCGCCCATATCTTGGCACCGCCGGAAGAGTATCCTGAAGAGACTTACGAAGAGGCCTACGTCGAAGAAGAAGAGTACGAAGAGCCGGAGGTCGAAGAGGTTGCGGAGATTCAAGAGCCGGAACCTGAACCCGAGCCGGAACCGGTCATGATCGAACCGGTTGTGATTCAGCCCGAGCCAGTGGCGCGACCAGCCGCATTGGTGGTGGAGAATCGTCGCGTGGTGCCTTCGCGTCCGAAGCCGCCCAAGTCGAAGTATCACTTCGCGTTCCAGCGTCTGCACCGCCAGCATCGTCAAAAACGCCGGCCTCAGATCAAGATCGAACGGCACGTCGAGCCCGAACGCAAACCAGTGCGAATTCCCAAGGTTGTCGAAGAGCGACGCCCTGTCGAAGTCGTCGAGACTCACGAGGTCGAGGACGCAATCGGTTGGGCTTGGTTCCAGCGTGAGCCTGCCGATGGTCGCATCGACGCCGAAGAGGCAGCGGCTCAGGCAGCTCGCAATCAGTGGCTGTCCGAAGAGGATCGCAACTACGAACAAGAAGTGGAAACCGCCGCTGGCGCAGACCACTCCTGGTGGAAACACGAGGCCAGCTAG
- a CDS encoding aldo/keto reductase: MRLAFLIRWRRKLALFAGVAGVLLVAWAGYLGGMNNQHTNGSAGTSDSLDCPVVLGLWPIAGVTTMGVTSEDALQTIRAAIELGITTFDSAYGYGLNGESDRYLGQVLSELGGADQRDADRFHVIGKVGQRYVDGTRVIDGRAETLRQDAEESLRRLGRERFGTLMLHSIDENVPLEESAAALLAIREAGLAERIGLCNATPDERQRFGAVCRCEAIQCPLNFLQREHLTGVIADADANDSDVWIYWTLVKGLLAGKIGRDHVFAEGDSRPGYAIFQGEARQRAHDVVDGFVEIAGDLNMTVAALSVSWAISQPGVTAALAGARRPEQIQEVVGARRLDADVLQRMETLRVSC, translated from the coding sequence TTGCGTTTGGCTTTCTTGATTCGCTGGCGTAGAAAGCTGGCATTGTTTGCTGGCGTGGCGGGTGTTTTGCTGGTTGCTTGGGCGGGCTATCTTGGTGGCATGAACAATCAACACACCAATGGCTCGGCGGGTACTTCTGATTCTCTTGACTGCCCCGTCGTGTTAGGGCTTTGGCCGATCGCAGGCGTCACGACGATGGGCGTCACATCCGAGGACGCCCTGCAAACGATCCGGGCGGCGATCGAGCTCGGGATCACCACGTTTGATTCTGCTTACGGTTATGGCTTGAACGGTGAGTCGGATCGCTATTTGGGGCAAGTGCTTTCCGAGTTAGGCGGCGCGGATCAACGGGACGCGGATCGGTTTCATGTGATCGGTAAGGTGGGGCAGCGGTATGTCGATGGCACGCGAGTGATCGATGGACGAGCGGAGACGCTTCGGCAGGACGCGGAAGAATCACTGCGTCGGCTTGGACGAGAGCGTTTTGGAACATTGATGCTGCACAGCATCGACGAGAACGTCCCGCTGGAAGAGAGTGCAGCGGCGTTGTTGGCGATCCGCGAAGCAGGACTTGCCGAGCGAATTGGGCTTTGCAATGCGACGCCGGACGAGCGTCAACGTTTTGGCGCGGTCTGCCGGTGCGAGGCCATCCAGTGCCCACTGAACTTCTTGCAACGCGAGCATTTGACGGGAGTGATCGCGGACGCGGATGCCAATGATAGTGATGTTTGGATTTACTGGACATTGGTGAAGGGATTGCTGGCGGGCAAGATCGGTCGCGATCATGTTTTCGCCGAGGGCGACAGTCGCCCGGGCTACGCGATCTTCCAAGGTGAGGCTCGTCAGCGGGCACACGATGTGGTGGATGGGTTTGTGGAAATCGCGGGGGACCTGAACATGACCGTTGCAGCGTTGTCGGTTTCTTGGGCGATCTCGCAACCTGGTGTCACGGCAGCTTTGGCCGGGGCACGACGTCCCGAACAGATTCAAGAAGTGGTGGGTGCTCGACGTCTTGATGCCGATGTGTTGCAGCGGATGGAGACGCTTCGGGTTTCCTGCTAG